In Fusibacter sp. A1, the sequence AATAGTTTCAGATGAGTAAACAAACTCTCTGCTTCTAATACTCATCGTTTGGGCACGAATAACCCTTGCTCCAAATGGCCAAGAAGTTAAGCCAATAATAGTTGCAATCAGAAGTGGTGTTGAACCACCAGATAAGGAGGCAATAATCAGCAGGAGCACCACTTGAGGAATAACCATTACAACGTTTATACAGGTGGTAATCACATTGTCGACAATACCACCAAAGTAACCTGCAGTAACACCAATAACTAAACTAATTGAAACTGCAACCAGACCTGCAAATACCCCAACCATAATGGATGTTCTACCCCCATAAAGCGTTTGTGAAAACACATCTCGACCTAGTCTTGTCGTTCCAAGAATATGTTCACTTGACGGTGGACTATGATATTCATCTGCATACCTGTGAAGGGGATCGTGAGATGTAAATATCCCCGCCCCCATTGTAAGAACAAGAATAAGTGTAATAAGGCTTACCCCAATGCTTGTTGTAGGACTACTTTTCATAAAGTTGCCAACGCGTTTAAAGATACTGTTTTTTAACATGTTAGCCCCTCTTTCCTTCTGTACGTATTCTAGGATCTAAGAAAAGAATAGCAATATCTGCTATAAAATTCGCACTGAGCATTAGAATGGTAGACATAAGTAGAATGCCTTGCATCAGTGGATAGTCACGTCCATTAATGGCTGATAACATGACCTTACCTAGACCAGGATAGTTAAAGATAAGTTCTATAATGAGCGCACCACCCAGCATAAAGCCTATTTGCATAGCAAAGGTTGTAACAACTGGCAGTAGAGCGTTTCTAGCACTGTAACCAAAGATTATCTTGCGCTCAGACAAGCCTTTAGCTGTACCGAGTGTTATATAATCTTCTCCAAG encodes:
- a CDS encoding ABC transporter permease, whose translation is MLKNSIFKRVGNFMKSSPTTSIGVSLITLILVLTMGAGIFTSHDPLHRYADEYHSPPSSEHILGTTRLGRDVFSQTLYGGRTSIMVGVFAGLVAVSISLVIGVTAGYFGGIVDNVITTCINVVMVIPQVVLLLIIASLSGGSTPLLIATIIGLTSWPFGARVIRAQTMSIRSREFVYSSETIGETKLRRLFIEIMPNMLSMISSAFVGTLIYAIMAQTFLEFIGFGDPLSVTWGTMLFNAQTTGALNSGIWWEVLGPSVAIILLGMGLTLINFSIDEISNPKLRAQRFMSAYYKELRKSKKLEKKHSLRVETEGGLNEHSA